In Amaranthus tricolor cultivar Red isolate AtriRed21 chromosome 3, ASM2621246v1, whole genome shotgun sequence, a single window of DNA contains:
- the LOC130807875 gene encoding uncharacterized protein LOC130807875 isoform X5, giving the protein MESAMDAEPIQFQQSQLASLLGPESAPFEILISHLMSSLNEQRSQAEIAFNLCKETNPDSLTFKLVSTLQFSSNNEIRAMSTILLHNLFTRSKIWPQLSPASQSSLKTVLLECLQRADCKTITNKLCDVISALASTIVPHNGWPEILPFLFNCVSSDDVNLQESSFLIIAQLSESIGYTLIPYIKDIHSVFLNCLANSKSFEVKIAVMYGANNFIQCIKNSGDKDSFRDLLPAMMNILPDALNASQESTAREAIIVLIELAKSNPRLLITIQIGKLVDFMLQMARAEQLDEGTRHLAIEFVITIAEASDQAPGMMKKLLEYVSVLFEILMKMLLDIEDDPAWYSAQVENEDAGETSNYIAGLEYLDRLSIAFGGNSIIPVASKFFPVYLAAPEWQKHHAALLAVAQIARGCSKVMIKCLAQVVNIVLKSFQDPHPRVRWAAITAIGALCTDFGPGLQMQYHQHILPALAGAMDDFQHPRLQERAVSAVISFTKDLTSDILTPYMDGIVTKLLALLQNGKQLFQEEALTVLSMILYPPKEHFQKYYDAVIPYLKAILINATEESNQMLRAKAIECISFIGMAVGKEKFQDDAKLVIEMLISLQGSLMESDDLTSYILQAWARLCSCLGQDFVPYMSVVMPPLLRSAQLKPDMNLTYAESDNAIADSDNYTEDSDDERIEIKTLLLEEKKLACNLLYFYACKLKEGFYPWINEVAPTLVPLLEFHTNEDIRRDAVLAMPELLLSAKLAMEKGLAQGNYVKQLSDYIVPALVDALHKENYMEILDCMLVALNKCIQISETLLEEDQVRAITDAIKKVLSATSLRKEFRASRTSAENFDAKKGDLLKEESKQEVKLFYHVGKILETLIKTFKVSFLPFFEELTSYLLPMWFADSNLSDKLRNGFKIPITYDMLSISS; this is encoded by the exons ATGGAGTCAGCCATGGATGCCGAGCCAATTCAGTTTCAGCAATCTCAACTAGCATCTCTACTCGGCCCTGAATCGGCTCCATTTGAAATTCTCATTTCTCATCTAATGTCCTCtttaaatgaacaaagatcTCAGGCTGAAATTGCCTTCAATCTATGCAAAGAAACCAATCCAGATTCACTAACATTCAAACTTGTTAGTACTCTTCAATTCTCTTCAAATAATGAAATCCGCGCCATGTCTACTATCCTCCTTCATAACCTTTTTACTCGCTCCAAAATCTGGCCTCAACTTTCCCCTGCTTCTCAATCTTCGTTGAAAACTGTCCTTCTTGAATGCCTTCAACGCGCAGATTGCAAAACTATCACCAATAAATTATGTGACGTCATTTCTGCACTCGCTTCCACAATCGTTCCTCATAATGGTTGGCCTGAGATTCTTCCTTTTTTATTCAATTGTGTTTCTTCTGATGATGTTAATTTGCAGGAGAGTTCTTTCTTGATAATTGCTCAATTGTCTGAATCAATCGGCTATACTTTAATTCCTTACATTAAGGATATTCATAGCGTTTTCTTGAATTGTCTTGCAAATTCTAAAAGTTTTGAAGTTAAAATTGCAGTGATGTATGGCGCGAATAATTTCATCCAGTGTATTAAAAATTCTGGTGATAAAGATTCGTTTCGGGACCTCTTGCCTGCAATGATGAACATTTTACCTGACGCTTTGAATGCTTCTCAAGAATCTACTGCTCGGGAGgcaattattgtgttgatagaGTTGGCAAAATCCAATCCTCGATTATTAATAACGATTCAGATCGGGAAACTGGTTGATTTTATGTTGCAAATGGCAAGAGCAGAGCAATTGGACGAGGGAACAAGACATTTGGCTATTGAATTTGTTATCACTATTGCTGAGGCTAGTGATCAAGCTCCTGGGATGATGAAGAAGTTGTTGGAATATGTCAGCGTATTGTTTGAAATACTGATGAAAATGTTGTTGGATATTGAGGATGATCCTGCTTGGTATAGTGCTCAAGTTGAAAACGAGGACGCTGGTGAGACTAGCAATTACATTGCCGGTTTAGAGTATCTCGATCGATTATCGATTGCTTTCGGTGGTAATTCAATTATTCCGGTGGCATCGAAGTTTTTTCCCGTGTACTTGGCAGCTCCTGAATGGCAGAAGCATCATGCTGCTCTTTTGGCAGTTGCTCAAATTGCTCGTGGTTGCTCAAAG GTGATGATTAAATGCTTGGCACAAGTGGTGAATATAGTTCTAAAATCATTTCAAGATCCCCATCCACGGGTAAGATGGGCAGCTATTACTGCAATTGGGGCGTTGTGTACTGATTTTGGACCGGGTTTACAGAtgcaatatcatcaacatattcttCCAGCATTGGCTGGTGCTATGGATGATTTTCAACATCCTAGATTACAG GAACGTGCTGTTTCAGCTGTGATTAGTTTCACTAAGGACCTTACTTCCGATATTTTAACTCCTTACATGGATGGGATAGTCACTAAATTACTTGCTCTTCTACAG AATGGCAAACAATTGTTTCAAGAGGAAGCCTTGACTGTGTTATCAATGATTCTTTATCCTCCTAAG GAACATTTCCAAAAATATTACGATGCTGTCATCCCTTACTTAAAAGCTATCCTGATAAACGCAACAGAAGAATCTAACCAAATGCTAAGAGCAAAAGCAATAGAGTGCATTAGTTTCATCGGTATGGCTGTTGGCAAGGAGAAATTCCAGGATGATGCTAAACTG GTTATAGAAATGCTGATATCACTACAAGGATCTCTAATGGAATCAGATGATTTAACAAGTTACATTCTACAG GCGTGGGCTAGACTTTGCAGTTGCCTGGGGCAGGACTTCGTTCCTTACATGAGTGTTGTTATGCCGCCTCTTCTTCGTTCTGCACAGCTTAAACCTGATATGAACCTCACCTATGCTGAATCCGATAATGCCATTGCAGACTCTGATAATTACACTGAAGACTCCGATGATGAGAG GATAGAGATAAAGACCCTTCTCTTGGAAGAGAAAAAATTAGCATGTAACTTGCTATATTTTTATGCATGTAAATTGAAGGAAGGGTTTTATCCTTGGATCAATGAG GTGGCACCGACTCTCGTCCCCCTACTTGAATTTCATACTAACGAAGATATACGAAGGGATGCTGTTTTGG CTATGCCAGAACTTTTGCTTTCTGCTAAACTAGCTATGGAGAAAGGGCTTGCTCAAGGTAACTATGTCAAGCAGTTATCTGACTACATTGTACCAGCTTTGGTGGACGCTCTACACAAG GAGAATTATATGGAAATTCTTGATTGCATGTTGGTTGCCTTGAATAAGTGTATACAG ATTTCTGAAACCCTATTGGAAGAAGACCAAGTCAGAGCCATTACAGATGCAATTAAGAAAGTCCTATCTGCTACTTCTTTAAGAAAAGAATTTAGAGCCTCCAGGACCAGTGCAGAGAACTTTGACGCTAAAAAAGGAGACCTACTGAAAGAAGAAAGTAAACAGGAAGTGAAGCTTTTTTACCAT GTAGGTAAAATCTTGGAAACATTAATCAAAACATTTAAGGtctccttcttacccttctttGAGGAGCTGACATCATACCTGCTACCTATGTGG TTTGCTGATAGTAATCTCTCTGACAAGCTAAGGAACGGGTTCAAGATTCCAATCACATATGACATGTTGTCCATATCTAGTTGA
- the LOC130807875 gene encoding uncharacterized protein LOC130807875 isoform X6, translating into MESAMDAEPIQFQQSQLASLLGPESAPFEILISHLMSSLNEQRSQAEIAFNLCKETNPDSLTFKLVSTLQFSSNNEIRAMSTILLHNLFTRSKIWPQLSPASQSSLKTVLLECLQRADCKTITNKLCDVISALASTIVPHNGWPEILPFLFNCVSSDDVNLQESSFLIIAQLSESIGYTLIPYIKDIHSVFLNCLANSKSFEVKIAVMYGANNFIQCIKNSGDKDSFRDLLPAMMNILPDALNASQESTAREAIIVLIELAKSNPRLLITIQIGKLVDFMLQMARAEQLDEGTRHLAIEFVITIAEASDQAPGMMKKLLEYVSVLFEILMKMLLDIEDDPAWYSAQVENEDAGETSNYIAGLEYLDRLSIAFGGNSIIPVASKFFPVYLAAPEWQKHHAALLAVAQIARGCSKVMIKCLAQVVNIVLKSFQDPHPRVRWAAITAIGALCTDFGPGLQMQYHQHILPALAGAMDDFQHPRLQERAVSAVISFTKDLTSDILTPYMDGIVTKLLALLQNGKQLFQEEALTVLSMILYPPKEHFQKYYDAVIPYLKAILINATEESNQMLRAKAIECISFIGMAVGKEKFQDDAKLVIEMLISLQGSLMESDDLTSYILQAWARLCSCLGQDFVPYMSVVMPPLLRSAQLKPDMNLTYAESDNAIADSDNYTEDSDDERIEIKTLLLEEKKLACNLLYFYACKLKEGFYPWINEVAPTLVPLLEFHTNEDIRRDAVLAMPELLLSAKLAMEKGLAQGNYVKQLSDYIVPALVDALHKENYMEILDCMLVALNKCIQISETLLEEDQVRAITDAIKKVLSATSLRKEFRASRTSAENFDAKKGDLLKEESKQEVKLFYHVGKILETLIKTFKVSFLPFFEELTSYLLPMWAVCCCSWWLVDEDISDI; encoded by the exons ATGGAGTCAGCCATGGATGCCGAGCCAATTCAGTTTCAGCAATCTCAACTAGCATCTCTACTCGGCCCTGAATCGGCTCCATTTGAAATTCTCATTTCTCATCTAATGTCCTCtttaaatgaacaaagatcTCAGGCTGAAATTGCCTTCAATCTATGCAAAGAAACCAATCCAGATTCACTAACATTCAAACTTGTTAGTACTCTTCAATTCTCTTCAAATAATGAAATCCGCGCCATGTCTACTATCCTCCTTCATAACCTTTTTACTCGCTCCAAAATCTGGCCTCAACTTTCCCCTGCTTCTCAATCTTCGTTGAAAACTGTCCTTCTTGAATGCCTTCAACGCGCAGATTGCAAAACTATCACCAATAAATTATGTGACGTCATTTCTGCACTCGCTTCCACAATCGTTCCTCATAATGGTTGGCCTGAGATTCTTCCTTTTTTATTCAATTGTGTTTCTTCTGATGATGTTAATTTGCAGGAGAGTTCTTTCTTGATAATTGCTCAATTGTCTGAATCAATCGGCTATACTTTAATTCCTTACATTAAGGATATTCATAGCGTTTTCTTGAATTGTCTTGCAAATTCTAAAAGTTTTGAAGTTAAAATTGCAGTGATGTATGGCGCGAATAATTTCATCCAGTGTATTAAAAATTCTGGTGATAAAGATTCGTTTCGGGACCTCTTGCCTGCAATGATGAACATTTTACCTGACGCTTTGAATGCTTCTCAAGAATCTACTGCTCGGGAGgcaattattgtgttgatagaGTTGGCAAAATCCAATCCTCGATTATTAATAACGATTCAGATCGGGAAACTGGTTGATTTTATGTTGCAAATGGCAAGAGCAGAGCAATTGGACGAGGGAACAAGACATTTGGCTATTGAATTTGTTATCACTATTGCTGAGGCTAGTGATCAAGCTCCTGGGATGATGAAGAAGTTGTTGGAATATGTCAGCGTATTGTTTGAAATACTGATGAAAATGTTGTTGGATATTGAGGATGATCCTGCTTGGTATAGTGCTCAAGTTGAAAACGAGGACGCTGGTGAGACTAGCAATTACATTGCCGGTTTAGAGTATCTCGATCGATTATCGATTGCTTTCGGTGGTAATTCAATTATTCCGGTGGCATCGAAGTTTTTTCCCGTGTACTTGGCAGCTCCTGAATGGCAGAAGCATCATGCTGCTCTTTTGGCAGTTGCTCAAATTGCTCGTGGTTGCTCAAAG GTGATGATTAAATGCTTGGCACAAGTGGTGAATATAGTTCTAAAATCATTTCAAGATCCCCATCCACGGGTAAGATGGGCAGCTATTACTGCAATTGGGGCGTTGTGTACTGATTTTGGACCGGGTTTACAGAtgcaatatcatcaacatattcttCCAGCATTGGCTGGTGCTATGGATGATTTTCAACATCCTAGATTACAG GAACGTGCTGTTTCAGCTGTGATTAGTTTCACTAAGGACCTTACTTCCGATATTTTAACTCCTTACATGGATGGGATAGTCACTAAATTACTTGCTCTTCTACAG AATGGCAAACAATTGTTTCAAGAGGAAGCCTTGACTGTGTTATCAATGATTCTTTATCCTCCTAAG GAACATTTCCAAAAATATTACGATGCTGTCATCCCTTACTTAAAAGCTATCCTGATAAACGCAACAGAAGAATCTAACCAAATGCTAAGAGCAAAAGCAATAGAGTGCATTAGTTTCATCGGTATGGCTGTTGGCAAGGAGAAATTCCAGGATGATGCTAAACTG GTTATAGAAATGCTGATATCACTACAAGGATCTCTAATGGAATCAGATGATTTAACAAGTTACATTCTACAG GCGTGGGCTAGACTTTGCAGTTGCCTGGGGCAGGACTTCGTTCCTTACATGAGTGTTGTTATGCCGCCTCTTCTTCGTTCTGCACAGCTTAAACCTGATATGAACCTCACCTATGCTGAATCCGATAATGCCATTGCAGACTCTGATAATTACACTGAAGACTCCGATGATGAGAG GATAGAGATAAAGACCCTTCTCTTGGAAGAGAAAAAATTAGCATGTAACTTGCTATATTTTTATGCATGTAAATTGAAGGAAGGGTTTTATCCTTGGATCAATGAG GTGGCACCGACTCTCGTCCCCCTACTTGAATTTCATACTAACGAAGATATACGAAGGGATGCTGTTTTGG CTATGCCAGAACTTTTGCTTTCTGCTAAACTAGCTATGGAGAAAGGGCTTGCTCAAGGTAACTATGTCAAGCAGTTATCTGACTACATTGTACCAGCTTTGGTGGACGCTCTACACAAG GAGAATTATATGGAAATTCTTGATTGCATGTTGGTTGCCTTGAATAAGTGTATACAG ATTTCTGAAACCCTATTGGAAGAAGACCAAGTCAGAGCCATTACAGATGCAATTAAGAAAGTCCTATCTGCTACTTCTTTAAGAAAAGAATTTAGAGCCTCCAGGACCAGTGCAGAGAACTTTGACGCTAAAAAAGGAGACCTACTGAAAGAAGAAAGTAAACAGGAAGTGAAGCTTTTTTACCAT GTAGGTAAAATCTTGGAAACATTAATCAAAACATTTAAGGtctccttcttacccttctttGAGGAGCTGACATCATACCTGCTACCTATGTGG GCTGTCTGCTGCTGCTCGTGGTGGTTGGTAGACGAAGATATTAGTGACATCTGA
- the LOC130807875 gene encoding uncharacterized protein LOC130807875 isoform X3, which yields MESAMDAEPIQFQQSQLASLLGPESAPFEILISHLMSSLNEQRSQAEIAFNLCKETNPDSLTFKLVSTLQFSSNNEIRAMSTILLHNLFTRSKIWPQLSPASQSSLKTVLLECLQRADCKTITNKLCDVISALASTIVPHNGWPEILPFLFNCVSSDDVNLQESSFLIIAQLSESIGYTLIPYIKDIHSVFLNCLANSKSFEVKIAVMYGANNFIQCIKNSGDKDSFRDLLPAMMNILPDALNASQESTAREAIIVLIELAKSNPRLLITIQIGKLVDFMLQMARAEQLDEGTRHLAIEFVITIAEASDQAPGMMKKLLEYVSVLFEILMKMLLDIEDDPAWYSAQVENEDAGETSNYIAGLEYLDRLSIAFGGNSIIPVASKFFPVYLAAPEWQKHHAALLAVAQIARGCSKVMIKCLAQVVNIVLKSFQDPHPRVRWAAITAIGALCTDFGPGLQMQYHQHILPALAGAMDDFQHPRLQERAVSAVISFTKDLTSDILTPYMDGIVTKLLALLQNGKQLFQEEALTVLSMILYPPKEHFQKYYDAVIPYLKAILINATEESNQMLRAKAIECISFIGMAVGKEKFQDDAKLVIEMLISLQGSLMESDDLTSYILQAWARLCSCLGQDFVPYMSVVMPPLLRSAQLKPDMNLTYAESDNAIADSDNYTEDSDDERIEIKTLLLEEKKLACNLLYFYACKLKEGFYPWINEVAPTLVPLLEFHTNEDIRRDAVLAMPELLLSAKLAMEKGLAQGNYVKQLSDYIVPALVDALHKENYMEILDCMLVALNKCIQISETLLEEDQVRAITDAIKKVLSATSLRKEFRASRTSAENFDAKKGDLLKEESKQEVKLFYHVGKILETLIKTFKVSFLPFFEELTSYLLPMWEGKGIERTKEKKITLPNCSSPYVSLIINHNTLSPFRKVEINHTTLIYPCTI from the exons ATGGAGTCAGCCATGGATGCCGAGCCAATTCAGTTTCAGCAATCTCAACTAGCATCTCTACTCGGCCCTGAATCGGCTCCATTTGAAATTCTCATTTCTCATCTAATGTCCTCtttaaatgaacaaagatcTCAGGCTGAAATTGCCTTCAATCTATGCAAAGAAACCAATCCAGATTCACTAACATTCAAACTTGTTAGTACTCTTCAATTCTCTTCAAATAATGAAATCCGCGCCATGTCTACTATCCTCCTTCATAACCTTTTTACTCGCTCCAAAATCTGGCCTCAACTTTCCCCTGCTTCTCAATCTTCGTTGAAAACTGTCCTTCTTGAATGCCTTCAACGCGCAGATTGCAAAACTATCACCAATAAATTATGTGACGTCATTTCTGCACTCGCTTCCACAATCGTTCCTCATAATGGTTGGCCTGAGATTCTTCCTTTTTTATTCAATTGTGTTTCTTCTGATGATGTTAATTTGCAGGAGAGTTCTTTCTTGATAATTGCTCAATTGTCTGAATCAATCGGCTATACTTTAATTCCTTACATTAAGGATATTCATAGCGTTTTCTTGAATTGTCTTGCAAATTCTAAAAGTTTTGAAGTTAAAATTGCAGTGATGTATGGCGCGAATAATTTCATCCAGTGTATTAAAAATTCTGGTGATAAAGATTCGTTTCGGGACCTCTTGCCTGCAATGATGAACATTTTACCTGACGCTTTGAATGCTTCTCAAGAATCTACTGCTCGGGAGgcaattattgtgttgatagaGTTGGCAAAATCCAATCCTCGATTATTAATAACGATTCAGATCGGGAAACTGGTTGATTTTATGTTGCAAATGGCAAGAGCAGAGCAATTGGACGAGGGAACAAGACATTTGGCTATTGAATTTGTTATCACTATTGCTGAGGCTAGTGATCAAGCTCCTGGGATGATGAAGAAGTTGTTGGAATATGTCAGCGTATTGTTTGAAATACTGATGAAAATGTTGTTGGATATTGAGGATGATCCTGCTTGGTATAGTGCTCAAGTTGAAAACGAGGACGCTGGTGAGACTAGCAATTACATTGCCGGTTTAGAGTATCTCGATCGATTATCGATTGCTTTCGGTGGTAATTCAATTATTCCGGTGGCATCGAAGTTTTTTCCCGTGTACTTGGCAGCTCCTGAATGGCAGAAGCATCATGCTGCTCTTTTGGCAGTTGCTCAAATTGCTCGTGGTTGCTCAAAG GTGATGATTAAATGCTTGGCACAAGTGGTGAATATAGTTCTAAAATCATTTCAAGATCCCCATCCACGGGTAAGATGGGCAGCTATTACTGCAATTGGGGCGTTGTGTACTGATTTTGGACCGGGTTTACAGAtgcaatatcatcaacatattcttCCAGCATTGGCTGGTGCTATGGATGATTTTCAACATCCTAGATTACAG GAACGTGCTGTTTCAGCTGTGATTAGTTTCACTAAGGACCTTACTTCCGATATTTTAACTCCTTACATGGATGGGATAGTCACTAAATTACTTGCTCTTCTACAG AATGGCAAACAATTGTTTCAAGAGGAAGCCTTGACTGTGTTATCAATGATTCTTTATCCTCCTAAG GAACATTTCCAAAAATATTACGATGCTGTCATCCCTTACTTAAAAGCTATCCTGATAAACGCAACAGAAGAATCTAACCAAATGCTAAGAGCAAAAGCAATAGAGTGCATTAGTTTCATCGGTATGGCTGTTGGCAAGGAGAAATTCCAGGATGATGCTAAACTG GTTATAGAAATGCTGATATCACTACAAGGATCTCTAATGGAATCAGATGATTTAACAAGTTACATTCTACAG GCGTGGGCTAGACTTTGCAGTTGCCTGGGGCAGGACTTCGTTCCTTACATGAGTGTTGTTATGCCGCCTCTTCTTCGTTCTGCACAGCTTAAACCTGATATGAACCTCACCTATGCTGAATCCGATAATGCCATTGCAGACTCTGATAATTACACTGAAGACTCCGATGATGAGAG GATAGAGATAAAGACCCTTCTCTTGGAAGAGAAAAAATTAGCATGTAACTTGCTATATTTTTATGCATGTAAATTGAAGGAAGGGTTTTATCCTTGGATCAATGAG GTGGCACCGACTCTCGTCCCCCTACTTGAATTTCATACTAACGAAGATATACGAAGGGATGCTGTTTTGG CTATGCCAGAACTTTTGCTTTCTGCTAAACTAGCTATGGAGAAAGGGCTTGCTCAAGGTAACTATGTCAAGCAGTTATCTGACTACATTGTACCAGCTTTGGTGGACGCTCTACACAAG GAGAATTATATGGAAATTCTTGATTGCATGTTGGTTGCCTTGAATAAGTGTATACAG ATTTCTGAAACCCTATTGGAAGAAGACCAAGTCAGAGCCATTACAGATGCAATTAAGAAAGTCCTATCTGCTACTTCTTTAAGAAAAGAATTTAGAGCCTCCAGGACCAGTGCAGAGAACTTTGACGCTAAAAAAGGAGACCTACTGAAAGAAGAAAGTAAACAGGAAGTGAAGCTTTTTTACCAT GTAGGTAAAATCTTGGAAACATTAATCAAAACATTTAAGGtctccttcttacccttctttGAGGAGCTGACATCATACCTGCTACCTATGTGG GAGGGGAAAGGAATCGaaagaacaaaggaaaaaaagatAACTCTCCCCAACTGTTCTTCACCATATGTAAGCCTTATCATTAATCATAATACCCTTTCACCTTTCAGAAAAGTTGAAATTAATCATACTACCCTGATTTATCCTTGTACTATTTGA